The following proteins come from a genomic window of Nitrosopumilaceae archaeon AB1(1):
- a CDS encoding UbiD family decarboxylase encodes MSDLRNYISILENSGDLTTITKQVSTKYEIASITSKVDGLSAILFDNIAESDFRLVSNLVGSKNRFAQALNATVSTIHDKIIQSIDIAEKPKLLQDGLFLKNQSTSASILPVVTHFEKESGPFITSSIVHVKNPETNEQNSSFHRLMPIDDTHFSIRMVQERHLDRCFQSSKQQNCDLPVAITIGVHPAISIASAYQAVWGYDEMNIANVLLDKKLSLCKLPNTGLYVPATTEIVLEGKILSDVTHEEWMVEMLQTYDHKRSQPVFELERLYYQDNPIFHDILSGYTEHRLLMGMPIEAKLNHNLKKLFSDVTSIVLSDGGCNWLHAVVQIKKTSTSDVPEIINKTFTAHRSLKQVTVVDIDIDPNSATAIEYAMATRFQADKDLLVIHNVRGSSLDPSSNQDTLTTSKLGIDATIPLDKKSEGFELAHIPFDADLQDYT; translated from the coding sequence ATGTCTGATTTAAGAAATTATATATCTATTTTAGAAAATTCTGGAGATCTTACAACTATTACAAAGCAAGTTAGTACAAAATATGAAATTGCCTCTATAACATCCAAGGTTGATGGTTTGTCTGCCATTCTATTTGATAATATTGCAGAAAGTGATTTTCGTCTAGTCTCCAACTTGGTAGGGAGTAAAAACCGTTTTGCGCAGGCATTAAATGCTACCGTCTCGACTATTCATGACAAAATTATTCAAAGTATAGACATTGCTGAAAAACCAAAATTACTACAAGATGGTCTTTTTTTAAAAAACCAATCAACTAGTGCCTCTATATTGCCAGTTGTAACTCATTTTGAAAAAGAATCTGGCCCATTCATCACTTCATCAATTGTACATGTAAAAAATCCTGAAACAAATGAACAAAACTCTTCTTTTCATAGACTGATGCCAATAGATGATACTCATTTTTCTATACGTATGGTTCAAGAAAGACATCTAGATCGTTGTTTTCAAAGTAGCAAGCAACAAAACTGTGATCTTCCTGTTGCAATTACTATTGGTGTACATCCGGCAATATCCATCGCATCAGCATATCAAGCTGTATGGGGTTATGATGAAATGAATATAGCAAATGTCTTACTAGATAAGAAATTATCACTTTGTAAATTACCAAATACTGGACTATACGTTCCTGCAACTACTGAAATTGTACTAGAAGGCAAGATATTATCAGATGTCACACATGAAGAATGGATGGTTGAAATGCTACAAACCTACGATCACAAACGTTCTCAGCCTGTGTTTGAATTAGAGCGACTATACTATCAAGATAATCCGATATTTCATGATATACTATCCGGATATACTGAACATCGTCTATTAATGGGAATGCCAATAGAGGCCAAATTGAATCATAATTTAAAAAAATTATTCTCTGATGTGACTAGTATAGTTTTGAGTGACGGTGGTTGTAATTGGTTACATGCAGTGGTTCAAATCAAAAAAACATCTACAAGTGATGTACCAGAAATTATAAACAAAACTTTCACAGCACACCGTTCTTTAAAACAAGTTACTGTCGTAGATATTGATATTGATCCTAATTCTGCTACCGCAATTGAATATGCTATGGCTACACGTTTTCAAGCTGATAAAGATCTACTAGTCATTCATAATGTACGCGGTTCAAGTTTGGATCCGTCTAGTAATCAAGACACTCTTACAACCTCTAAACTTGGCATTGATGCTACTATTCCTCTGGATAAAAAGTCTGAAGGTTTTGAATTGGCACACATACCATTTGATGCAGATCTTCAAGACTATACTTGA
- a CDS encoding cobyric acid synthase, giving the protein MAAIMIQGTSSGSGKTILVAALCRIFSNLGYKVSPFKSQNMSNLAIKHHGLYISXSQALQVIAARTDISPDLNPILLQPRANNTSRIILLGKLYKTMKINDYYNKFVLKKGLDTAVSSLNKLLNQNDSVILEGAGSPAEINLTRYDIANMKMASRAKASVILISDIERGGSFASISGTISLLSKKHQNLVSGVIMNKFRGDPDILKPGFVKLQKIIKKPVLGVIPMLNMRLPDEDSLDSTNPILFNQKNLKFMNTEIDKMSKIIHQSIDIKKIQDMIT; this is encoded by the coding sequence ATGGCTGCAATAATGATACAGGGTACTTCGTCTGGTTCTGGAAAAACAATTCTAGTTGCTGCACTGTGTAGAATATTTTCAAATCTAGGCTACAAAGTCTCTCCATTTAAATCACAAAACATGTCAAATCTTGCCATCAAACATCATGGTTTGTACATCTCTCANAGTCAAGCATTACAAGTTATTGCTGCTAGAACTGATATTTCTCCAGATCTGAACCCAATACTCTTGCAACCACGTGCAAACAATACAAGTAGAATAATTCTCCTAGGAAAGCTGTACAAAACAATGAAGATTAATGATTATTATAACAAATTTGTTTTAAAGAAAGGCTTGGATACGGCCGTATCATCTTTAAACAAATTATTGAATCAAAATGATTCTGTTATACTAGAAGGAGCCGGTTCACCGGCTGAAATTAATCTTACCAGATATGATATTGCAAACATGAAGATGGCCAGTAGAGCCAAAGCTAGTGTAATATTAATATCTGATATTGAACGAGGTGGTTCCTTTGCAAGTATATCTGGCACTATCTCCTTGTTGTCAAAAAAACATCAAAATCTGGTATCTGGCGTTATCATGAATAAATTTAGAGGAGATCCAGATATTTTAAAACCTGGATTTGTAAAATTACAGAAAATAATTAAAAAACCAGTCTTGGGGGTAATACCTATGCTAAATATGAGACTGCCTGATGAGGACTCTTTGGACTCTACTAATCCTATCTTGTTTAACCAAAAAAACTTGAAATTTATGAATACAGAAATTGATAAAATGAGCAAGATTATTCATCAAAGTATTGACATTAAAAAAATACAGGATATGATTACTTGA
- a CDS encoding heme o synthase, producing MQISHVQSQIAVYYELTKPKIWYLLLFTAISAIVIASNIYGIQVSPITWILVIVSVGTGSAAANTLTNYHDRDIDAIMERTKDRPIPSKRIYPAENARDFGLVLAGISLVTAGMISFTTTIEQGLLAAGFIAFGLFNNVLIYSHMLKRNYRSNIILGGLCGGSPPLIGWVAVTTSDLWTVGLIMAGLVFIWIPMHIWALTLHFKEDYIKVNVPMLTAVQSESSASRTIAISTIVMTAFSIIPFFLTLQNGEPVTGQIYLWTAIASGILMLVLSGWVLRNATEKTAWVLFKFSSPYLAVLFIGLMVDSVL from the coding sequence TTGCAAATATCACATGTACAATCACAAATTGCTGTTTATTATGAACTTACCAAGCCAAAAATTTGGTATCTATTACTTTTTACAGCAATTTCGGCAATTGTCATAGCCTCCAATATTTACGGTATACAAGTATCACCCATAACGTGGATTTTGGTCATCGTATCAGTAGGGACAGGATCTGCAGCTGCAAATACACTAACAAATTATCATGACAGAGATATAGACGCTATAATGGAGCGAACAAAAGACAGACCCATCCCATCAAAACGAATCTATCCAGCAGAGAACGCAAGAGACTTTGGACTTGTACTTGCAGGGATTTCCCTAGTAACAGCTGGGATGATCTCATTTACTACTACAATAGAACAGGGATTATTAGCAGCAGGATTTATTGCGTTTGGATTATTCAATAATGTTTTAATCTATTCACATATGTTAAAACGAAATTATCGAAGTAATATAATTTTAGGAGGACTATGTGGAGGATCCCCTCCATTGATAGGTTGGGTTGCAGTTACCACTAGTGATTTATGGACTGTAGGATTAATCATGGCAGGACTAGTATTCATTTGGATACCAATGCATATTTGGGCACTTACACTTCACTTCAAAGAAGATTACATTAAAGTAAATGTCCCAATGTTAACAGCGGTTCAATCTGAATCATCTGCATCAAGGACTATTGCAATATCTACAATTGTTATGACTGCATTTAGCATCATACCGTTCTTTCTAACATTACAAAATGGTGAACCTGTTACCGGGCAAATCTATTTGTGGACTGCCATAGCATCAGGAATACTTATGCTAGTATTAAGCGGGTGGGTTTTACGTAATGCAACAGAGAAGACTGCATGGGTTTTGTTTAAATTTTCAAGTCCATATTTGGCAGTTTTATTTATCGGATTAATGGTAGATTCAGTGCTGTAA
- a CDS encoding Lrp/AsnC family transcriptional regulator, with protein sequence MPTKIDKTDVSIITELVNDASISIPDLAKKINIKQSMIYSRINRLLKKKIIKYYTIVVNTQELGYNVKALTGLKMNTKKRDYVIEELLKIGEVCGIAEVTGRFDIIVTTYSKTLDDLHKLTSEEFGRIDGILSSESFIEMNGITKAIPRLMGKL encoded by the coding sequence ATGCCAACAAAGATTGACAAAACTGATGTGAGTATAATTACAGAATTAGTGAATGATGCATCAATATCAATACCAGATTTGGCAAAAAAAATAAACATTAAACAAAGTATGATATATTCTAGAATTAATCGTCTCTTAAAAAAGAAAATTATAAAATATTACACCATAGTAGTTAATACTCAAGAGTTAGGTTATAATGTAAAGGCTCTGACAGGTCTAAAAATGAATACAAAAAAACGTGATTACGTAATAGAGGAATTACTAAAAATTGGAGAGGTGTGTGGAATTGCAGAAGTCACAGGTAGGTTTGATATTATAGTCACTACATATTCAAAGACTTTGGATGATTTACATAAATTGACGTCAGAAGAATTTGGTAGAATTGATGGTATTTTATCATCAGAGAGTTTTATAGAGATGAATGGAATTACAAAGGCAATACCAAGATTGATGGGGAAGTTGTAA
- the asd gene encoding aspartate-semialdehyde dehydrogenase — protein sequence MKKRVAVIGVTGAVGQEFVQSLNSHPWFEITQIAASQRSSGKKYIDAIRDVDSGIIKWEIGGEVPEYIKDMQVLSVDQIDTSKLDLVFSAVESNAARDIETKFAKDIPVISTSSAYRYEDDVPILIPGINDEHIELLEIQKKNRNWKGWVAPLPNCTTTGLAITMKPLHEKYGAKKILMTSMQAISGGGRSPGVSAMDVTDNIIPYIPKEEGKVRVETRKILGKLDNGKIKDADIKISCTCTRVPVIDGHTESVFVETEKEIVPDDAKKTVEEFSKNISVSSLPSAPKDYFVVHQDPTRPQPRMERNVGDGMTTTMGRLEKEELFDHGLKYVLFSHNKKMGSAKGVILLAEMLLEKGKF from the coding sequence ATGAAAAAGAGAGTAGCGGTAATAGGGGTAACAGGAGCAGTTGGACAAGAATTTGTGCAGTCATTGAATAGTCACCCATGGTTTGAAATTACACAAATTGCAGCTTCGCAGAGATCGTCTGGGAAAAAATACATCGACGCAATAAGAGATGTGGATAGTGGAATTATCAAATGGGAGATTGGCGGAGAGGTTCCAGAATATATAAAAGATATGCAAGTATTATCTGTCGATCAAATTGATACGTCAAAGTTGGATTTAGTATTTTCAGCCGTAGAATCTAATGCAGCTCGAGATATTGAAACTAAATTTGCCAAAGACATTCCTGTAATTTCTACATCCTCAGCATACAGATATGAAGATGATGTTCCAATATTAATACCAGGTATTAACGATGAACATATTGAATTATTAGAGATTCAGAAAAAAAACCGTAATTGGAAAGGATGGGTTGCCCCATTACCAAACTGTACCACAACTGGTTTAGCAATTACAATGAAACCATTACATGAAAAATATGGTGCAAAAAAAATTCTAATGACCAGTATGCAAGCAATTTCTGGCGGAGGTAGATCACCTGGAGTTTCTGCCATGGATGTAACTGACAATATAATACCATACATACCAAAAGAGGAGGGCAAGGTAAGAGTGGAGACGAGAAAGATTCTTGGTAAATTAGATAATGGTAAAATTAAAGATGCAGATATCAAAATATCATGTACGTGTACACGTGTTCCAGTAATTGATGGTCATACTGAATCAGTATTTGTAGAGACAGAAAAAGAGATAGTCCCTGATGATGCTAAAAAGACAGTCGAGGAATTTAGTAAAAATATTTCAGTATCTTCACTACCATCTGCTCCAAAAGACTATTTTGTAGTTCACCAAGATCCCACAAGACCTCAGCCTAGAATGGAACGGAATGTCGGAGATGGCATGACAACAACAATGGGCAGATTAGAGAAAGAAGAGTTGTTTGATCATGGTTTAAAGTATGTATTATTCTCACATAATAAAAAAATGGGTTCTGCCAAGGGAGTTATACTGTTAGCAGAGATGCTTCTTGAAAAAGGTAAGTTTTAG
- the cobS gene encoding adenosylcobinamide-GDP ribazoletransferase produces MYRGLISLVSFLTILPTRNSTLENTANNMHLFPVVGIFLGVIFGLVGFGLDYVALDSLIIGLILVGVITIVTGLHHIDGLSDFADGMMTSGSAENKRQAMKDVKTGTAGTLSLLLYLLGMIIVISKLDGIGFIYTLLIAETLAKFSMVLITSLNNSATLGSNTPFVHIMKDRRRVVVAFAITIIPISLLAITGDFVGFAALASVVILVLIISYLAKKHLGGLTGDVIGVTNELSRLFAISVMVL; encoded by the coding sequence ATGTATAGAGGTTTGATCTCACTCGTATCCTTTCTAACCATACTCCCTACTAGGAATTCTACTCTTGAGAATACTGCAAATAATATGCATCTATTTCCTGTCGTAGGCATATTTCTAGGTGTAATATTTGGACTTGTTGGATTTGGTCTTGATTATGTAGCTTTGGATTCATTAATAATTGGATTAATTCTAGTCGGTGTCATAACTATTGTAACTGGCCTTCATCATATTGATGGTCTTTCTGATTTTGCTGACGGTATGATGACTTCAGGTTCTGCAGAGAATAAACGTCAGGCTATGAAAGATGTAAAAACTGGCACTGCTGGAACTCTATCCTTACTGTTGTATCTATTAGGTATGATCATAGTGATATCAAAACTTGATGGTATTGGATTTATCTATACTCTATTAATTGCAGAGACACTGGCCAAATTCTCTATGGTACTAATTACATCCTTGAATAATTCTGCAACATTAGGTAGCAATACCCCCTTTGTTCATATAATGAAAGACAGACGTAGAGTTGTTGTAGCTTTTGCAATAACTATTATACCTATATCATTACTTGCCATAACTGGTGACTTTGTTGGCTTTGCTGCACTAGCAAGTGTAGTGATATTAGTATTAATCATTAGTTATCTTGCAAAAAAACATCTTGGTGGTCTAACCGGAGATGTAATTGGAGTGACTAACGAGCTGAGTCGTTTGTTTGCAATATCTGTGATGGTTCTATGA
- a CDS encoding histidinol-phosphate transaminase: MASHGGKNAITDPKILDFSSSTSPILPKFVNDSMKDLSLISEYPYPQHTLLRKQLSKQFKISPSNVIIGNGAVEIIYDFCKAFLNNSIDVLIPTPTFSEYESATKLANCKIHFFKTMDLSKNLKSFLKKIPHNGCVFICNPNNPTGKLLGKEQMRLILETARKNSSFVFVDECFMDLATSNQSVIPLLDKYTNLLILKSFTKSFALAGIRIGFALSSKIVTSTLYKVKIPWSVNGLAQKIAIEALKNKSYIINARKLIQKERIYLTCSISGISGFKCIETSANFILINSRKSSKLVCKKLLSHHILVRDCSTFRGLDDHFIRVSVKTHKNNVKLVEALEVI; encoded by the coding sequence GTGGCATCACACGGAGGAAAAAATGCTATAACAGATCCTAAAATACTTGATTTCAGCTCAAGTACAAGTCCTATACTACCAAAATTTGTAAATGACTCGATGAAAGATCTTTCACTAATATCAGAGTATCCATATCCACAGCATACTTTACTACGAAAACAATTATCCAAACAGTTCAAAATTTCTCCCTCAAATGTTATAATTGGTAATGGAGCTGTGGAAATAATTTATGATTTTTGTAAAGCGTTTTTGAATAATTCTATTGATGTATTAATTCCTACACCTACATTTAGTGAATATGAATCTGCGACAAAATTAGCCAACTGTAAAATTCATTTCTTTAAGACTATGGATTTGTCTAAAAATTTAAAATCATTTTTAAAGAAAATCCCACACAACGGATGTGTATTTATCTGTAATCCAAATAATCCCACTGGAAAATTACTTGGGAAAGAACAGATGCGATTAATACTTGAAACTGCTCGTAAGAATTCTTCTTTTGTATTTGTAGATGAATGTTTTATGGATCTTGCTACATCAAATCAATCCGTAATACCTCTACTTGATAAATATACTAATCTATTAATTTTAAAATCATTTACAAAATCTTTTGCTCTTGCTGGAATACGAATTGGCTTTGCGTTATCTTCAAAAATTGTAACATCTACGTTATACAAAGTAAAAATTCCTTGGAGCGTAAATGGATTGGCGCAGAAAATAGCAATAGAGGCATTGAAAAATAAATCATATATAATTAATGCTAGAAAATTGATACAAAAAGAGAGGATATATCTGACTTGCTCTATATCTGGGATATCTGGGTTCAAATGTATAGAGACATCTGCTAATTTTATACTTATTAATAGTAGAAAATCGTCAAAATTGGTTTGTAAAAAACTCCTATCACATCATATTCTTGTACGTGATTGCAGTACATTTAGAGGTCTTGATGATCATTTTATCCGAGTATCTGTAAAGACACACAAGAACAATGTTAAACTCGTCGAGGCCTTGGAGGTTATCTGA
- a CDS encoding adenine deaminase C-terminal domain-containing protein, which produces MNTLSKITRLNSTAMGKLKADSVLTNCNLVNVYTGKVQPKYQIAISSGIIAYVGKDASHTISKNTKVITMNNQFVLPGLVDPHIHIDQFVVPSELAKQCLLHGVTSLFSDPIDITGTLGYSGFKKFVKLCNNLPIRIFNTIPGGLPIDPKLSTGNRLKQSEIKDALKLPNVVGLGEVFSWTKVIDRDPTIMKTISMMLDNHCIINGHTAGMSDKKLNAYVSSGILSCHEPINYSQVLQRLELGMWVMIRQGSIRRDLKEIITDVISHDTPVDHLMFCSDGIDPYDMKKFGHIDHCINESIKLGLDPIRAIMMGSRNCFDYYNMSDRFGSIAPGKYADIITTNNLKSIKPDLVFVGGKMVVNRGKLIVKIPKPQIPKSMLNTVRLDTVQPSDFMISSTKSSVLANVIHLDTEIITHVDQIHLDVNNNDVVLNNNLCKVASFDRQGSGKRTIALLKNFGSNVGAFASSWSFHENDIIVIGSDDTDMALAVNKLKQSQGGIILIDKKHIISHLKFNFGGIISTESFDKVYDNFSHLQKSLGQLHCNFLRPHLIPMFLPFLSLPSIRLLHTGLVDVKQRKFLPVLA; this is translated from the coding sequence ATGAATACTCTATCTAAGATAACACGATTAAATTCTACGGCTATGGGTAAATTAAAGGCTGATTCGGTATTGACTAATTGTAATCTGGTCAATGTGTATACTGGCAAAGTGCAACCCAAGTATCAAATTGCCATATCCTCTGGTATTATCGCCTATGTGGGCAAAGATGCAAGTCATACCATCTCGAAAAACACCAAAGTCATTACTATGAATAACCAATTTGTATTACCAGGACTTGTAGATCCACACATACACATTGATCAATTTGTAGTACCGTCAGAACTTGCAAAACAATGTCTATTACACGGTGTTACCTCATTATTCTCTGATCCAATTGATATAACTGGAACTCTTGGCTATTCTGGATTTAAAAAATTTGTAAAATTATGTAACAATTTACCAATTCGTATATTCAATACGATACCTGGAGGACTACCAATTGATCCTAAACTGAGTACTGGTAATAGACTGAAACAATCTGAAATTAAAGATGCTTTAAAATTACCAAATGTTGTAGGACTTGGTGAAGTATTTTCATGGACAAAAGTTATTGATCGTGATCCAACAATCATGAAAACAATTTCTATGATGTTAGATAATCATTGTATAATTAATGGTCATACCGCTGGCATGTCCGATAAAAAATTAAATGCCTATGTCTCTTCTGGAATATTATCCTGTCATGAGCCAATAAATTATTCCCAAGTATTACAACGACTTGAACTTGGCATGTGGGTAATGATTCGACAAGGCTCAATTAGACGTGATCTAAAAGAAATCATAACAGATGTGATTAGTCATGATACACCTGTAGATCATCTAATGTTCTGCTCAGATGGAATTGATCCCTATGATATGAAGAAATTTGGTCACATTGATCACTGTATTAATGAATCCATAAAACTTGGACTAGATCCTATTCGTGCTATTATGATGGGTTCTAGAAATTGCTTTGATTACTATAACATGTCTGATAGATTTGGTAGTATCGCACCTGGCAAATATGCTGATATTATTACCACTAATAATTTGAAATCTATAAAACCTGATTTAGTATTTGTGGGAGGAAAAATGGTAGTGAATCGTGGTAAATTAATTGTGAAAATACCAAAACCACAAATTCCAAAATCCATGTTGAATACTGTACGATTAGATACAGTCCAACCAAGTGATTTTATGATATCATCTACCAAAAGTTCGGTGTTGGCAAATGTCATACATCTAGATACTGAAATTATAACACACGTTGATCAAATTCATCTAGATGTAAATAATAATGATGTCGTTTTGAATAATAATCTGTGTAAAGTTGCCTCATTTGATAGACAAGGATCTGGGAAAAGAACTATAGCTCTTTTGAAAAATTTTGGTTCTAATGTAGGGGCGTTTGCATCATCATGGTCCTTTCATGAAAATGATATAATTGTAATTGGAAGTGATGATACAGATATGGCCCTAGCTGTAAACAAGTTGAAACAAAGTCAAGGTGGTATTATTTTGATTGATAAAAAACATATCATATCTCATTTGAAATTCAATTTTGGAGGAATAATATCTACTGAATCATTTGATAAAGTGTATGATAATTTTTCACATTTACAAAAATCTCTTGGTCAATTACATTGTAATTTTTTACGACCACACCTAATTCCAATGTTTTTGCCTTTTTTGTCATTACCCTCTATACGATTACTACATACAGGACTTGTCGATGTTAAGCAACGCAAATTCCTTCCTGTCTTGGCATGA
- a CDS encoding 30S ribosomal protein S27e, with product MKKNHILIPKPTSTFRKIECFECKEVQVVYSHISTEVICNSCGNLLASPTGSIAKIHGAKLDSAE from the coding sequence ATGAAAAAGAATCACATACTTATTCCAAAACCAACGAGTACATTTCGTAAAATTGAATGCTTTGAATGTAAAGAGGTTCAGGTTGTCTACTCGCACATTTCAACAGAGGTAATTTGTAATTCTTGTGGAAATTTACTTGCAAGTCCAACCGGTTCAATAGCTAAAATTCACGGCGCCAAACTAGACTCTGCAGAATGA
- a CDS encoding 50S ribosomal protein L44e, translating to MNIPKKMRKFCPKCNTHTVQNVSAYKAGKRRGSAIGERRHAKDKKGYGGQKFPKLAKPAKTTKKFAAIMLCTVCKKKFSKSGIRMRKFELVAA from the coding sequence TTGAATATACCAAAAAAAATGCGAAAATTTTGTCCAAAGTGTAATACTCATACTGTGCAAAATGTATCAGCATACAAAGCAGGAAAGAGACGTGGCTCTGCTATTGGAGAGAGACGACACGCCAAAGATAAAAAAGGGTATGGTGGACAAAAATTCCCCAAACTTGCAAAACCTGCAAAGACTACGAAAAAATTTGCAGCTATTATGTTATGTACAGTTTGTAAAAAGAAATTTAGTAAATCAGGTATTAGAATGAGAAAATTTGAGTTGGTAGCAGCATGA
- a CDS encoding NTP transferase domain-containing protein — translation MIGVVMAGGSGSRMNLDTEKLLLDIHSEPLIIHVVQALEKSKQFSRIICAVSPKSPKTQSFLRDESLDVISTRGLGHAEDLNQVLQQLHDDVLVVPGDLPLLDDTIISEIYSKYTKPWTCIVSNIDFLTRHNLHSEYTCTMNNTTLCYTGINIINSRDITNLDLISEHLEIIDDVRVVTNLNTKHDYDSFCRV, via the coding sequence ATGATTGGTGTTGTAATGGCAGGAGGATCCGGAAGCCGTATGAATTTGGATACTGAAAAATTACTCTTGGATATTCATTCAGAGCCATTAATTATTCATGTTGTACAAGCACTAGAAAAATCTAAACAGTTCTCTAGAATCATCTGCGCTGTTAGTCCAAAATCACCTAAAACACAGTCATTTCTTAGAGATGAATCACTAGATGTCATATCAACTAGGGGTCTTGGGCACGCAGAGGATCTAAATCAAGTGTTGCAGCAATTACATGATGATGTACTAGTTGTACCCGGTGATTTACCACTACTTGATGATACCATCATATCTGAAATATATTCCAAATACACAAAACCGTGGACATGTATAGTTTCAAATATAGATTTTCTCACACGTCATAATTTACATTCTGAATATACTTGTACGATGAATAACACCACACTATGTTACACTGGAATAAATATAATTAATTCCAGAGACATTACTAATCTTGATCTAATTAGTGAGCATTTGGAAATAATTGATGATGTTAGAGTTGTAACAAATCTGAATACTAAACACGATTATGACTCATTCTGCAGAGTCTAG
- a CDS encoding cobalamin biosynthesis protein: MYEIIPIVLIALLLDVTFGDVKTRYHPTAWIGRLIAWYTRLLKPLANQRLAGVILVCLAVLVPIITLGLFDYTTSLFSNNFYTGVVIIFVSAILLKTTFAIRGMHKHAMLVLNALKNNDLKTSRNSLAMIVKRDTSTLDSQHILSGVLESISENTVHGITAPLFYFGLFGLPGAFTYRCINTLDSMIGYNNKLFAKFGWFAAKCDGVLNYIPSRLTCGVMIISSILLGYDWRGAYSIMIRDAKNTESLNAGYPMATLAGALGVQLEKSNHYSLGDDINHISIQHVQDSIKIMILTSILFCGMIVIPLALFLSYIGWWLHV; this comes from the coding sequence ATGTATGAAATAATTCCCATAGTATTAATCGCACTACTCCTTGATGTAACATTTGGTGATGTGAAAACTCGTTATCATCCTACTGCATGGATTGGTAGGTTGATAGCATGGTATACTAGATTACTAAAACCATTAGCAAATCAACGATTAGCCGGTGTTATTCTAGTCTGTTTGGCAGTACTTGTTCCAATAATTACACTTGGTTTATTCGATTATACCACATCATTATTTTCTAATAATTTCTATACTGGAGTTGTAATTATTTTTGTTAGTGCAATTTTATTAAAGACAACATTTGCTATACGAGGAATGCACAAACATGCCATGTTAGTATTGAATGCGTTGAAAAATAATGATTTAAAGACATCTAGGAATAGTCTTGCCATGATAGTAAAACGTGATACTAGCACTTTAGATTCCCAACATATTTTGTCTGGTGTACTGGAAAGTATTAGTGAGAATACTGTTCACGGTATTACTGCCCCATTATTTTATTTTGGATTATTTGGATTGCCTGGAGCATTTACATATCGATGTATTAATACATTAGACTCTATGATAGGGTATAACAACAAACTCTTTGCTAAATTTGGTTGGTTTGCAGCAAAATGTGATGGAGTTTTAAATTACATTCCATCTAGACTTACCTGTGGAGTCATGATTATCTCCTCAATACTACTTGGATACGACTGGCGTGGTGCGTATAGCATTATGATTCGTGACGCAAAAAATACTGAATCGTTAAATGCTGGATATCCAATGGCAACCCTTGCAGGCGCTTTGGGTGTGCAACTTGAAAAATCTAATCATTATTCTCTTGGCGATGATATTAATCATATTAGCATTCAACATGTACAAGACTCGATAAAAATCATGATTCTAACCTCAATTCTGTTCTGCGGAATGATTGTCATTCCACTGGCACTTTTCTTATCATACATTGGATGGTGGTTACATGTATAG